A region from the Bradyrhizobium erythrophlei genome encodes:
- a CDS encoding VOC family protein translates to MAKPVHSMIRVLDEARSLDFYARAFGLEVADHLKFADFALIYLRHPSSRFEVELTVNFDRKKPYDVGDGYGHLAVVIDDLDAEHARFEREKLSPGPLRDFKHDGATLARFFFVSDPDGYKIEVIQKGGRFG, encoded by the coding sequence ATGGCAAAGCCGGTCCACTCGATGATCCGCGTACTCGACGAAGCCAGATCGCTCGACTTCTACGCGCGCGCGTTCGGGTTAGAGGTGGCCGACCATCTCAAATTCGCGGACTTTGCGCTGATCTACCTGCGTCATCCGTCGTCGCGATTCGAGGTCGAACTGACGGTGAATTTCGATCGCAAGAAGCCCTACGATGTGGGCGACGGATATGGCCACCTCGCTGTCGTGATCGACGATCTCGATGCCGAACACGCCCGCTTCGAGCGCGAGAAACTGTCGCCGGGGCCGCTGCGCGATTTCAAGCATGACGGCGCCACGCTGGCGCGCTTCTTCTTCGTCTCCGACCCCGATGGCTACAAGATCGAGGTGATCCAGAAAGGTGGTCGCTTCGGCTAA
- the rsmD gene encoding 16S rRNA (guanine(966)-N(2))-methyltransferase RsmD, giving the protein MRVVGGRLKGRNLASPSSRDIRPTADRLRESLFNILVHAYDDPIEGARVLDLFAGTGALGIEAVSRGAAFALFVDNGAEARALLRNNVEALGLGGVTKVYRRDATDLGPAHPMEPFSLVFLDPPYRMKLAEKALVSLRDGGWLTPGALLVVEEAKAAAFAAPDGFEELERRVYDDTEFVLLRGGEAGARS; this is encoded by the coding sequence ATGCGCGTCGTCGGTGGACGCCTGAAGGGTCGCAATCTCGCGTCGCCATCGTCGCGCGACATTCGCCCGACGGCGGACCGCTTGCGCGAGTCGCTGTTCAATATCCTCGTTCATGCCTATGACGATCCGATCGAAGGCGCGCGCGTGCTCGATTTGTTCGCCGGCACCGGCGCGCTCGGCATCGAGGCGGTCTCGCGCGGTGCGGCGTTCGCGCTGTTCGTCGACAACGGCGCCGAGGCGAGGGCGCTGTTGCGCAACAATGTCGAGGCTCTCGGCCTCGGCGGGGTGACAAAAGTGTATCGTCGCGACGCCACCGACCTCGGTCCGGCGCACCCGATGGAGCCGTTCTCGCTGGTGTTTCTCGATCCGCCCTACCGCATGAAGCTCGCCGAAAAGGCGCTCGTCTCGTTGCGCGATGGCGGCTGGCTGACGCCGGGCGCGCTCCTGGTGGTGGAAGAGGCCAAGGCCGCGGCGTTCGCCGCGCCGGATGGTTTCGAGGAACTGGAACGGCGGGTGTACGACGATACGGAGTTCGTGTTGTTGCGAGGGGGCGAGGCGGGTGCCCGATCATAG
- a CDS encoding c-type cytochrome gives MSLPAAKPADGAALFKQQCATCHTTNASDPPRQGPTLFNIVGRGAGTAEGFRYSAGFATAKFEWDEQRLDAWLTDPQAMIPGAVMPYKQSRSEIRTAIVSYLEELH, from the coding sequence ATGTCCTTGCCGGCGGCAAAGCCGGCCGACGGCGCCGCGCTCTTCAAGCAGCAATGTGCCACATGCCACACTACCAACGCCTCGGATCCGCCGCGGCAGGGACCAACCCTGTTCAATATCGTCGGACGCGGGGCCGGAACGGCCGAGGGATTTCGCTATTCGGCGGGTTTTGCGACGGCAAAATTCGAATGGGACGAGCAAAGGCTCGACGCTTGGCTGACAGATCCGCAGGCGATGATTCCTGGCGCGGTGATGCCCTACAAGCAATCCAGATCCGAAATTCGCACGGCGATCGTGAGTTATCTTGAGGAGCTGCACTGA
- the arfB gene encoding alternative ribosome rescue aminoacyl-tRNA hydrolase ArfB yields the protein MLRISRDLSIDENDIEVSFVRASGPGGQNVNKLSTAAQLRFDTRRIALAADVAARLNRLAGQRMTKDGVIVIHAQRFRTQERNRADAIDRLLELLREASVRPTPRRPTRPTLGSKQRRLEGKKRRSDVKSKRGSARLDD from the coding sequence ATGCTGCGGATTTCCCGCGACCTTTCCATCGACGAGAACGACATCGAGGTCTCCTTCGTCCGTGCCTCCGGGCCGGGCGGGCAGAACGTCAACAAGCTCTCCACGGCGGCCCAGTTGCGGTTCGATACGCGCCGGATCGCGCTGGCAGCCGATGTCGCGGCCCGGCTCAACAGGCTCGCCGGCCAGCGCATGACCAAGGACGGCGTGATCGTGATCCACGCCCAGCGCTTCCGCACCCAGGAGCGCAACCGCGCCGATGCGATCGACCGGCTGCTCGAGCTCCTGCGCGAGGCGTCGGTGCGGCCCACCCCGCGGCGGCCGACCCGGCCGACCCTGGGATCGAAACAGCGCCGGCTGGAAGGCAAGAAGCGCCGCAGCGACGTCAAGTCCAAGCGCGGCTCGGCGCGGCTGGACGACTAG
- the mutL gene encoding DNA mismatch repair endonuclease MutL, with translation MPVRQLPEQVVNRIAAGEVVERPASVVKELVENAIDAGASRIDVFTDGGGRRRIGITDDGSGMSHSDLALAVDRHATSKLDDEDLLHIRTLGFRGEALPSIGAVAKLGITTRHAGEPHAWSQSVEGGIKSAIMPAALGQGTRVEVSDLFYATPARLKFLKTDRTEAEAIREVVRRLAMARPDIAFTLAGEERAPVAWAAALPGASGRLTRLGDILGADFRGCAIEVRAERDGVVVEGFAAVPSLTRANALGQYLFVNGRPVRDKLIIGAVRAAYSDYLPRDRHPVVALFVTLDSAEVDANVHPAKTEVRFRNAGLVRALIVHALKEGLAREGKRTAANSDGAALASFRPSFAPRPGNWDWRRSPAYPVGPRPGFEGSAATAFAEPGQAAFDVGTPTADVRFEAQPSADLIDRPLGAARTQIHETYIVSQTRDGLIVVDQHAAHERIVYERLKASLARNGVQRQILLIPEIVELDEATIERLLARAEELASFGLAIESFGPGAVAVRETPSLLGKTNAGALLRDLAEHMEEWDEALPLERRLMHVAATMACHGSVRAGRRLKPEEMNALLREMEDTPNSGQCNHGRPTYVELKLSDIEKLFGRR, from the coding sequence ATGCCCGTCCGCCAGCTTCCCGAACAGGTCGTCAACCGCATCGCCGCCGGCGAAGTGGTCGAGCGACCGGCGAGCGTGGTCAAGGAACTGGTGGAGAATGCCATCGATGCCGGCGCCAGCCGGATCGATGTCTTCACCGATGGTGGCGGACGGCGGCGGATCGGCATCACCGACGACGGCAGCGGCATGAGCCATAGCGATCTCGCGCTCGCCGTCGATCGCCACGCCACCTCCAAGCTCGACGATGAGGATCTGCTGCATATCCGCACGCTCGGGTTCCGCGGCGAGGCGCTGCCCTCGATCGGCGCGGTGGCCAAGCTCGGCATCACCACGCGCCATGCCGGCGAGCCGCATGCCTGGTCGCAGTCGGTCGAGGGCGGGATCAAATCCGCGATCATGCCGGCGGCGCTTGGCCAGGGCACCCGCGTCGAGGTCAGCGATCTCTTCTACGCGACGCCGGCGCGCTTGAAGTTTCTCAAGACCGACCGCACCGAAGCGGAAGCGATCCGCGAGGTGGTGCGTCGCCTCGCGATGGCGCGGCCCGACATCGCCTTTACGCTCGCCGGCGAGGAGCGCGCGCCGGTCGCCTGGGCCGCCGCGTTGCCCGGCGCCAGCGGCCGGCTGACCCGGCTCGGCGATATCCTGGGGGCGGATTTTCGCGGTTGCGCCATCGAAGTGCGCGCCGAGCGCGACGGCGTCGTGGTCGAGGGCTTTGCCGCCGTGCCCTCGCTGACGCGCGCCAACGCGCTCGGCCAATATCTGTTCGTCAACGGCCGCCCCGTGCGCGACAAGCTCATCATCGGCGCGGTGCGCGCGGCCTATTCCGACTATCTGCCGCGCGACCGCCATCCGGTGGTGGCGCTGTTCGTGACGCTCGATTCCGCCGAGGTCGATGCCAATGTGCATCCGGCCAAGACCGAGGTGCGGTTCCGCAACGCCGGACTGGTGCGCGCGCTGATCGTGCACGCGCTGAAGGAGGGCCTGGCCCGCGAGGGCAAGCGCACCGCCGCCAACAGCGACGGCGCCGCGCTCGCCTCCTTCCGCCCGTCCTTTGCGCCGCGGCCCGGCAATTGGGACTGGCGGCGCTCGCCGGCCTATCCGGTCGGCCCAAGACCTGGCTTCGAAGGTTCGGCGGCGACCGCCTTCGCCGAACCCGGACAGGCCGCATTTGATGTCGGCACGCCCACCGCCGACGTGCGGTTCGAGGCGCAGCCATCGGCGGATTTGATCGACCGTCCCCTCGGCGCGGCGCGGACGCAGATCCACGAGACCTATATCGTGTCGCAGACCCGCGACGGACTGATCGTGGTGGACCAGCACGCCGCGCACGAGCGCATCGTCTACGAGAGGCTGAAGGCCTCGCTTGCGAGGAACGGCGTGCAGCGGCAGATCCTGCTGATACCCGAGATCGTCGAACTCGATGAAGCCACCATCGAGCGGCTGCTCGCCCGTGCCGAGGAACTGGCGTCGTTCGGGCTTGCGATCGAATCCTTCGGTCCAGGCGCGGTCGCGGTGCGCGAGACCCCGTCGCTGCTTGGCAAGACCAACGCCGGCGCGCTGCTGCGGGATCTTGCCGAGCATATGGAAGAATGGGACGAAGCACTTCCGCTGGAGCGGCGGCTGATGCATGTCGCGGCCACCATGGCCTGCCACGGCTCGGTCCGTGCCGGCAGACGCCTCAAGCCGGAAGAGATGAACGCGCTTCTGCGCGAGATGGAAGACACGCCGAATTCCGGCCAGTGCAACCACGGCCGCCCGACCTATGTCGAATTGAAGCTGAGCGATATCGAGAAGCTGTTCGGGCGAAGGTAG
- a CDS encoding pseudouridine synthase, giving the protein MPRDNDKNNDSRGRRDRPGGGKGRSGAARGPEKKFAKRAGKDFKGKGEGEKRPYAARSEGARSYDKKPYAGAGKPYAGKRDDRSREDRGGEKRSYTPRGDRPDFKRDDRAPRGRDRNGAPGDRGDARPAARFQDRKFGDKKPYTPREGGGEKRPYTPRGEGFRKDGDRPRGDRPYSPRPPRDGDRPARKFGGDKKFSRGAPDRGPRKDFGSRPDRGPRKDFGGRNRDRNSDLGDRGDSKPWQKRDAASPDHVGRNSRPPRDGARTFEKRSYDKPRFDKPREDRGGDERPRFSRPREDRPQGDRPFRERPKFDRPREDRPKFERPRRDRDDDRGEGRSSWQEHPRSDADRPRRDNEDDSKVFAKRPAFGGRGAYRERAPEERRTARPPRVKKSGERIAKVVSRAGLASRRDAEEWIVQGRVSVNGRVINSPALDVTESDVIAVDGKPLPPRERTRLFLYHKPRGLMTTHADPEGRPTVFDNLPENLPRLISIGRLDFNTEGLLLLTNDGGLARALELPDTGWLRRYRVRAHGEVTQAQLDELKKGVEVDGVKYGPIDAVLERDQGANVWLVFAIREGKNREVRNVMAHLGLEVNRLIRVSYGPFQLAELEEGQVEEVKTRVLREQLGEKIAALAGADFNRPMPGDVAAEAATDEAAPRGKKPFKPAGKSGLIADRKGRRVLVQRTGSEEARARNELDASGYGPPRRPQRGYHGKRDLKPRDE; this is encoded by the coding sequence ATGCCCCGCGATAACGACAAAAACAACGATTCCCGCGGCCGGCGTGACCGGCCGGGCGGCGGCAAGGGCCGTTCCGGCGCCGCGCGGGGTCCCGAGAAGAAGTTCGCCAAGCGCGCCGGCAAGGATTTCAAGGGCAAGGGTGAGGGCGAGAAGCGCCCCTATGCCGCCAGATCCGAGGGCGCCCGGTCGTACGACAAGAAGCCCTATGCGGGCGCCGGCAAGCCTTACGCCGGCAAGCGCGACGACCGCTCCCGCGAGGACCGTGGCGGCGAAAAGCGGTCCTACACGCCGCGCGGCGACCGCCCGGACTTCAAGCGCGATGACCGCGCGCCGCGTGGCCGGGATCGCAATGGCGCCCCTGGAGATCGCGGCGATGCGCGACCCGCCGCGCGTTTCCAGGACCGGAAATTCGGCGACAAGAAGCCGTACACGCCACGGGAAGGCGGCGGCGAGAAGCGGCCCTACACCCCGCGCGGCGAGGGTTTTCGCAAGGACGGCGATCGCCCGCGGGGAGACCGCCCGTATAGTCCGCGACCGCCGCGGGATGGCGATCGGCCGGCGAGAAAATTCGGCGGCGACAAGAAGTTTTCGCGCGGCGCGCCCGACCGTGGTCCGCGCAAGGATTTCGGCAGCCGCCCGGATCGGGGGCCTCGCAAGGATTTTGGCGGCCGCAACCGGGATCGCAACAGCGACCTGGGGGATCGCGGCGATTCAAAGCCCTGGCAGAAGCGCGATGCTGCTTCACCGGACCATGTCGGACGCAACTCGCGTCCCCCCCGCGACGGCGCCCGAACTTTCGAAAAGCGCAGTTACGACAAGCCGCGCTTCGACAAACCGCGTGAGGATCGCGGCGGCGACGAGCGTCCGCGGTTTTCGCGGCCGCGCGAGGATCGCCCGCAAGGCGATCGTCCGTTCCGCGAGCGGCCGAAATTCGATCGCCCCCGCGAGGACCGTCCGAAATTCGAGCGTCCACGCCGGGATCGCGACGACGACCGCGGGGAGGGACGCTCCTCCTGGCAGGAACATCCGCGCAGCGATGCCGACCGGCCGCGCCGCGACAATGAGGACGACAGCAAGGTTTTTGCAAAGCGCCCGGCCTTCGGCGGCCGCGGCGCCTATCGCGAGCGCGCGCCCGAGGAGCGGCGCACCGCGCGGCCGCCGCGGGTCAAGAAATCCGGCGAGCGCATCGCCAAGGTGGTGTCGCGGGCGGGTCTGGCCTCGCGCCGCGACGCCGAGGAATGGATCGTGCAGGGTCGCGTCAGCGTCAACGGCCGCGTCATCAATTCGCCGGCGCTCGATGTCACCGAGAGCGATGTCATCGCCGTCGACGGCAAGCCGTTGCCGCCGCGCGAGCGCACCCGGCTGTTCCTGTATCACAAGCCGCGCGGACTGATGACCACCCATGCCGACCCCGAAGGCCGGCCGACGGTGTTCGACAACCTGCCGGAAAATCTGCCGCGGCTGATCTCGATCGGCCGGCTCGATTTCAACACCGAGGGACTGCTGCTCCTGACCAATGATGGCGGGCTCGCCCGCGCGCTCGAACTGCCGGACACCGGCTGGCTGCGGCGTTATCGCGTGCGCGCCCATGGCGAGGTGACGCAGGCGCAGCTCGACGAGCTGAAGAAGGGCGTCGAAGTCGACGGCGTCAAATATGGTCCGATCGATGCTGTGCTGGAGCGCGATCAGGGCGCCAATGTCTGGCTGGTGTTTGCGATCCGCGAAGGCAAGAACCGCGAGGTCCGCAACGTGATGGCGCATCTTGGCCTCGAGGTGAACCGGCTGATCCGGGTGTCCTACGGTCCGTTCCAGCTCGCCGAACTCGAGGAGGGTCAGGTCGAGGAGGTCAAGACGCGGGTGCTGCGCGAGCAGCTCGGCGAAAAGATCGCAGCCCTCGCGGGTGCGGACTTCAACCGGCCGATGCCGGGCGACGTCGCGGCGGAGGCAGCGACCGATGAGGCTGCACCCCGCGGCAAGAAACCGTTCAAGCCGGCCGGCAAGAGCGGGCTGATCGCCGATCGCAAGGGCCGCCGCGTGCTGGTGCAGCGCACCGGCAGCGAGGAGGCGCGCGCGCGCAACGAGCTTGATGCTAGCGGCTACGGCCCGCCGCGCCGCCCGCAGCGCGGCTATCACGGCAAGCGCGACCTCAAGCCGCGGGACGAGTAA
- a CDS encoding ribbon-helix-helix domain-containing protein: MCQLFAHQPQRDYESQTRSLRIDGHSTSIRLEMAFWDTLEEIASKQDMSLAKFLSRLHSEVLDHCGEVHNFASLLRCSCLIYRSRAVAAAPDLLDGPAPRLVAAE; this comes from the coding sequence ATGTGCCAGCTGTTCGCTCACCAGCCTCAACGGGACTATGAATCGCAGACCAGATCGCTTCGCATCGATGGTCATTCCACATCGATCCGGCTGGAGATGGCGTTCTGGGATACGCTGGAAGAGATCGCCAGCAAGCAGGACATGAGTCTCGCGAAATTCCTTTCACGCCTGCACAGCGAGGTTCTCGATCATTGCGGCGAAGTGCATAATTTCGCTTCGCTGCTGCGTTGTTCCTGCCTGATCTATCGGTCGAGAGCCGTGGCGGCTGCGCCCGATCTTTTGGACGGCCCGGCGCCGCGGCTGGTCGCGGCCGAATAG
- a CDS encoding nucleoside deaminase, giving the protein MTAPSFMDLALKTAKNAAKAGEVPIGCVIVRGYEVIATAGNRTLTDRDPTAHAEILAIRQAAEAIGTERLVDCDLYVTLEPCTMCAGAISFARIRRLYYGAPDPKGGAVESGVRFFASPTCHHVPEVYSAVGETEAATLLKEFFRVRR; this is encoded by the coding sequence ATGACCGCCCCTTCTTTCATGGATTTGGCCCTGAAAACGGCGAAAAACGCCGCAAAAGCCGGCGAAGTTCCGATCGGATGCGTCATTGTCAGGGGTTACGAGGTCATCGCCACGGCCGGCAACCGCACTTTGACCGACCGCGATCCGACCGCGCATGCCGAAATCCTGGCGATCCGGCAGGCCGCCGAGGCCATCGGGACCGAGCGGCTGGTCGATTGCGACCTCTATGTCACGCTGGAGCCCTGCACGATGTGCGCGGGCGCGATCTCGTTTGCCCGGATCAGGCGGCTCTATTACGGCGCACCCGACCCCAAGGGCGGCGCGGTCGAGTCCGGCGTGCGTTTCTTCGCCTCGCCCACCTGCCATCACGTGCCGGAAGTCTATTCGGCCGTGGGCGAGACCGAGGCGGCGACGCTGCTGAAGGAGTTTTTCAGGGTGCGACGGTAG
- a CDS encoding Twin-arginine translocation pathway signal produces the protein MREVDRRGKYSRRVFLQGAASTVPVVAVAASTGLGIEDAWAADATTLTPATLKTLVKVARDIYPHDMLVDSYYITAIKPWDAKAAKDPATKALLEDGVRRLDQDAQDRHKVAYAQVPWEADRVVLLQGIEQTDFFKKVRSDLVVSLYNQEELWPKFGYEGSSAEHGGYIKRGFNDIDWLPKV, from the coding sequence ATGAGAGAAGTCGATCGTCGAGGCAAATACAGCCGCCGGGTCTTTCTGCAGGGTGCGGCGAGCACCGTTCCTGTCGTCGCCGTTGCCGCAAGCACCGGGCTTGGCATCGAGGATGCGTGGGCTGCTGATGCAACCACGCTGACACCCGCGACATTGAAGACGCTGGTGAAGGTGGCGCGCGATATCTATCCGCACGACATGCTGGTCGACAGTTACTACATCACGGCGATCAAGCCGTGGGATGCCAAGGCCGCGAAGGACCCCGCGACCAAGGCGCTGCTTGAAGATGGTGTTCGGCGTCTCGATCAGGACGCGCAGGACCGGCACAAGGTTGCCTACGCGCAAGTACCCTGGGAGGCCGACCGCGTCGTCCTGCTGCAGGGCATCGAGCAGACCGACTTCTTCAAGAAGGTCCGCTCCGACCTCGTCGTCTCTCTCTACAACCAGGAAGAGCTGTGGCCGAAATTCGGCTACGAGGGCTCGTCCGCCGAACATGGCGGTTACATCAAGCGCGGTTTCAACGACATCGACTGGCTGCCGAAGGTCTGA
- a CDS encoding M16 family metallopeptidase, protein MVLTGLATASLSSAPSHAAAKIQHLISPGGIEAWFVQDATVPLIAMEYAFGGGAAQDPAGKPGVGNMVADTLDEGSGDLDSNTFHERLDRRAIELSFASTRDSFRGSLRMLKDNKDEAFDLLRMSLTSPHFDSADVERIRSQVISNLRRDTTNPSALAGRKFLEMAYGDHPYGRQANGNLESVPKIEIADLKDYVHRVLARDTLKIAVVGDVDPGTLGALLDKTFGGLPAKASLTPVPDIEAVKPPERAFIPLDVPQTVVTFGGPGVMRHDPNFMAAYVVNHILGGGGLSSRLYHEVREKRGLAYSVYESLLWMDHSALFVGNTGTRADRAGETVDAIEKEIRKIAEDGPTQTELDEAKSYLKGSQMLALDTSSKLASALLQYQLDKLPIDYIEKRNAIVDAVTLDDAKKAAQRLWGQGLLTVIVGRAPQAAAQPAAAAAATPPPTAKD, encoded by the coding sequence ATGGTCTTAACCGGCCTCGCGACGGCGTCGCTTTCGTCGGCGCCTTCCCACGCGGCGGCAAAGATCCAGCATCTGATTTCGCCAGGCGGCATCGAGGCCTGGTTCGTGCAGGACGCGACCGTGCCGCTGATCGCGATGGAATATGCCTTCGGCGGCGGCGCCGCCCAGGACCCGGCCGGCAAGCCCGGCGTCGGCAACATGGTCGCCGACACGCTCGATGAGGGTTCGGGGGATCTGGATTCCAACACCTTCCACGAACGGCTCGACCGCCGCGCCATCGAACTGAGCTTCGCTTCGACGCGGGATTCCTTCCGCGGCAGCCTGCGCATGCTCAAGGACAACAAGGACGAGGCGTTCGACCTGTTGCGGATGTCGCTGACATCGCCGCATTTCGACAGCGCCGACGTCGAACGGATCCGCTCGCAGGTAATCTCGAACCTCAGGCGCGATACCACCAATCCTTCCGCGCTGGCGGGGCGCAAGTTCCTGGAAATGGCCTATGGCGACCACCCCTATGGAAGGCAGGCCAACGGTAACCTGGAAAGCGTGCCGAAGATCGAGATCGCCGATCTGAAGGACTATGTCCATCGCGTGCTGGCCAGGGATACGCTGAAGATCGCCGTGGTTGGCGACGTCGACCCGGGCACGCTGGGCGCATTGCTCGACAAGACCTTCGGCGGATTGCCGGCCAAGGCCAGCCTGACGCCGGTCCCCGACATTGAAGCCGTCAAGCCGCCGGAGCGCGCGTTCATCCCGCTCGACGTGCCGCAGACGGTCGTGACCTTCGGCGGCCCCGGCGTCATGCGCCACGATCCGAATTTCATGGCCGCCTATGTCGTCAACCACATTCTCGGCGGCGGCGGGCTGTCGTCGCGGCTCTATCACGAGGTCCGCGAGAAGCGCGGGCTCGCCTATTCGGTCTATGAATCGCTGTTGTGGATGGACCATTCCGCTCTGTTCGTCGGCAATACCGGCACCCGCGCCGATCGCGCCGGCGAAACCGTCGACGCCATCGAAAAGGAAATCCGAAAGATCGCGGAGGATGGCCCGACCCAGACCGAGCTCGACGAGGCCAAGTCCTATCTGAAGGGTTCCCAGATGCTGGCGCTCGATACATCCTCGAAGCTCGCCTCCGCGCTGCTGCAATACCAGCTCGACAAGCTTCCGATCGACTACATCGAAAAGCGCAACGCCATCGTCGACGCCGTGACCCTCGACGACGCCAAGAAGGCCGCGCAGCGACTGTGGGGCCAGGGTCTGCTGACCGTGATTGTCGGCCGCGCGCCGCAGGCCGCAGCCCAGCCCGCCGCGGCCGCGGCTGCGACCCCGCCGCCGACGGCGAAAGACTAG
- a CDS encoding GMC family oxidoreductase, which translates to MAQFDLNDDGVVVIVGSGAGGGTLGNELAQKGVKVVILEAGPRIELQDFINNEWESFTQLAWTDMRTTSGSWRVAKDFANLPAWIVKSVGGSTVHWAGASLRFDEHEFRVKSTYGNVPGANLLDWPITLAEMEPWYAKAEDKMGVTRTNNIPGLPGNNNFKVMEAGAKKLGYKEVHTGRMAINSEPRDGRGSCQQIGFCFQGCKSGAKWSTLYAEIPKGEATGNLEVRPSSMALQIEHDASGKVVAVLYADVSGNLHRQKARVVAVAGNSIESPRLLLNSASSMFPDGLANTSGQVGRNYMRHMTGSVYAVFDRSVHMYRGTTMAGIIRDEARHNPSRGFMGGYEMETLSLGLPFMAAFLNPGAWGRPFTSAMEGYPRMAGMWLVGEDMPQETNRVTLDPKAKDKFGLPVASVHYDDHPNDVAMRNHAYKQGAAVYEAVGATVTYPTTPYPSTHNLGTNRMSAKARDGVVNKFGQTHDIKNLFVSDGSQFTSGAACNPTLTIVALATRQADHIAGAMQRKEI; encoded by the coding sequence ATGGCACAATTCGATCTAAATGACGATGGCGTAGTCGTGATCGTCGGCTCCGGCGCCGGCGGTGGAACACTCGGCAACGAATTGGCGCAGAAGGGCGTCAAGGTCGTGATCCTCGAGGCCGGCCCGCGCATCGAGCTGCAGGACTTCATCAACAACGAGTGGGAGAGCTTCACACAGCTGGCGTGGACCGACATGCGAACGACATCGGGCAGTTGGCGCGTCGCCAAGGATTTCGCCAATCTGCCGGCGTGGATCGTCAAATCGGTCGGCGGCTCGACAGTCCATTGGGCCGGCGCGTCGCTGCGGTTCGACGAACATGAATTCCGGGTCAAGAGCACGTACGGCAACGTGCCCGGCGCCAATCTGCTGGATTGGCCGATCACGCTTGCCGAAATGGAGCCCTGGTACGCCAAGGCCGAAGACAAGATGGGCGTGACCCGCACCAACAACATTCCGGGATTGCCGGGCAACAACAATTTCAAGGTGATGGAAGCCGGCGCCAAGAAGCTCGGTTACAAGGAAGTCCACACCGGACGGATGGCGATCAACAGTGAGCCACGCGACGGCCGTGGCTCATGCCAGCAAATCGGCTTCTGTTTCCAGGGCTGCAAGTCCGGCGCGAAATGGTCGACGCTCTATGCGGAAATCCCGAAGGGCGAAGCGACCGGTAACCTTGAAGTCCGCCCCAGCAGCATGGCGCTGCAGATCGAGCACGATGCCTCGGGCAAGGTCGTCGCCGTGCTCTATGCCGACGTGTCCGGAAACCTGCATCGCCAGAAGGCCCGTGTTGTCGCCGTCGCCGGCAATTCGATCGAGAGCCCAAGGCTTCTGCTCAACAGTGCGTCCAGTATGTTCCCCGATGGCCTCGCCAACACTTCGGGACAAGTCGGCCGCAACTACATGCGTCACATGACCGGCAGCGTCTACGCGGTGTTCGACAGGTCGGTTCACATGTACCGCGGCACCACGATGGCGGGCATCATCCGCGATGAAGCGCGGCACAATCCGTCGCGAGGCTTCATGGGCGGCTATGAGATGGAAACATTGTCGCTTGGATTGCCCTTCATGGCGGCGTTCCTCAATCCGGGCGCCTGGGGCCGCCCGTTCACGTCAGCAATGGAGGGCTATCCACGGATGGCCGGGATGTGGCTGGTCGGCGAGGACATGCCGCAGGAAACCAACCGCGTCACGCTCGACCCGAAAGCCAAGGATAAGTTTGGCCTGCCGGTCGCCAGCGTCCACTACGACGATCACCCCAACGACGTCGCGATGCGCAACCACGCCTACAAGCAGGGTGCCGCGGTCTACGAGGCGGTCGGTGCGACGGTTACCTATCCGACCACGCCGTATCCCAGCACCCACAATCTGGGCACCAACCGCATGAGCGCAAAGGCCAGGGATGGTGTGGTGAATAAATTCGGGCAGACCCACGACATCAAGAATCTGTTCGTTTCGGATGGCAGCCAGTTCACCAGCGGCGCGGCCTGCAATCCGACGCTGACCATCGTGGCGCTTGCTACCCGGCAGGCGGATCACATCGCCGGCGCCATGCAGCGAAAGGAAATCTAG